TTCTGGTAATCAGAAATGCGCATTTATTTTCCAGCGCTGTATAATACTGCATCGCATCTTCGAAATCAGAGAAATCAGCATTCAGTGCCTTTATAGCTGAGTCATGTGTTGTATTTACAATTTGTATCAGACCGGAAAGTTCCACTAGTCTTTCCTTTACCATTGCAGGAGAAAAATTCTTTTCTTAAAACGTAAATACATTTGCGAATACAATCGCAGACGTGTTTAACTTTATCTTATCGAGTGAAGCAAAAATGGAGTAATTGTTTGGCATCTTAAAAAAGGGCTTCCTTTCAGTTAGAAAATCAATAATTATATCCGAATCAATAAATACATTATACACCATAATACTTTTTAGAAGGCGTGCCTGTTTATCTTTTTACATCAAAATCTTCGGGATATTCATTTTCAGCGAACCTGCTAATCGTTCAACTTGCTGCGTATGTTGATTTAGTATCAGGATCATCCTGTACGGGAAAACGCCAAATAATCCTCTACCATTGCAGACAGACTCTTGCCTTCCTTCTTGGCTTTTCGTTTTGCTTTTTCTATTATTTTAGCGTCTATGGAAAGCGTTAGCTTCGCAGTCATACGTATAAATTTACAAGTAAATATACGTATAACATCTGAAATAAACAATACTACTTTAATTCAAATGCCTCAATCTTATCTTTCAGACTTAGTAAAAAATCGATATCATCATAGCCATTAATCATA
This Sphingobacteriales bacterium DNA region includes the following protein-coding sequences:
- a CDS encoding ribbon-helix-helix protein, CopG family, with product MTAKLTLSIDAKIIEKAKRKAKKEGKSLSAMVEDYLAFSRTG